One Vicugna pacos chromosome X, VicPac4, whole genome shotgun sequence DNA window includes the following coding sequences:
- the HCFC1 gene encoding host cell factor 1 isoform X2, whose amino-acid sequence MASAVSPANSPAVLLQPRWKRVVGWSGPVPRPRHGHRAVAIKELIVVFGGGNEGIVDELHVYNTATNQWFIPAVRGDIPPGCAAYGFVCDGTRLLVFGGMVEYGKYSNDLYELQASRWEWKRLKAKTPKNGPPPCPRLGHSFSLVGNKCYLFGGLANDSEDPKNNIPRYLNDLYILELRPGSGVVAWDIPITYGVLPPPRESHTAVVYTEKDNKKSKLVIYGGMSGCRLGDLWTLDIETLTWNKPSLSGVAPLPRSLHSATTIGNKMYVFGGWVPLVMDDVKVATHEKEWKCTNTLACLNLDTMAWETILMDTLEDNIPRARAGHCAVAINTRLYIWSGRDGYRKAWNNQVCCKDLWYLETEKPPPPARVQLVRANTNSLEVSWGAVATADSYLLQLQKYDIPATAATATSPTPNPVPSVPANPPKSPAPAAAAPAVQPLTQVGITLLPQAATAPPTTTTIQVLPTVPGSSISVPTAARTQGVPAVLKVTGPQATTGTPLVTMRPASQAGKAPVTVTSLPAGVRMVVPTQSAQGTVIGSSPQMSGMAALAAAAAATQKIPPSSAPTVLSVPAGTTIVKTVAVTPGTTTLPATVKVASSPVMVSNPATRMLKTAAAQVGTSVSSAANTSTRPIITVHKSGTVTVAQQAQVVTTVVGGVTKTITLVKSPISVPGGSALISNLGKVMSVVQTKPVQTSAVTGQASTGPVTQIIQTKGPLPAGTILKLVTSADGKPTTIITTTQASGAGTKPTILGISSVSPSTTKPGTTTIIKTIPMSAIITQAGATGVTSSPGIKSPITIITTKVMTSGTGAPAKIITAVPKIATGHGQQGVTQVVLKGAPGQPGTILRTVPMGGVRLVTPVTVSAVKPAVTTLVVKGTTGVTTLGTVTGTVSTSLAGAGSHSTSASLATPITTLGTIATLSSQVINPTAITVSAAQTTLTAAGGLTTPTITMQPVSQPTQVTLITAPSGVEAQPVHDLPVSILASPTTEQPTATVTIADSGQGDVQPGTVTLVCSNPPCETHETGTTNTATTTVVANLGGHPQPTQVQFVCDRQEAAASLVTSTVGQQNGSVVRVCSNPPCETHETGTTNTATTATSNMAVQHSCSNPPCETHETGTTSTATTAMSSIGAGQRRDARLACAASTVPTVVRVSVAAGVSEGAQSLVKAACQTRQTSATSTTMTVLATGAPCPASPLLRPSLALEAGGHSATLVQLGPVSARVRPSGQDSPVTGLGQLVPVGRQLEAHHTHTTNSPATAHSTVGAGEPGEAQGTPMLVYEGAPSATVTATALGSLLCPSATVTQVCSNPPCETHETGTTNTATTSNAGSAQRVCSNPPCETHETGTTHTPTTATSSGGAGQPEGGQQPPASRPCETHQTTSTGTTMSVSVGAMLPDTTPSHRTLESSLEVVAPPAVTPQVGAALLAPFPTQRVCSNPPCETHETGTTHTATTVTSNMSSNQDPPPPASDQGEVESTQGDSVNMSSSGPITTTVSSTLTRAVTTVTQSTPVPGPSVPKISSVTETAPGALTTEVPIPATITVTIANTETSDMPFSAVDILQPPEELQASPGPRQQLPPRQLLQPAPAPLVGASAEVLPASQAPELQAAVDLSSTGDPSSGQEPASSAVVATVVVQPPPPTQSEVDQLSLPQELMAEAQAGTTTLMVTGLTPEELAVTAAAEAAAQAAATEEAQALAIQAVLQAAQQAVMGTGEPMDTSEAAAAVTQAELSHLSAEGQEGQATTIPIVLTQQELAALVQQQQLQEAQAQQQQHHLPTEALAPADSLNDPAIESNCLNELAGAVPSTVALLPSTATESLAPSNTFVAPQPVVVASPAKLQAAATLTEVANGIESLGVKPDLPPPPSKAPVKKENQWFDVGVIKGTNVMVTHYFLPPDDVVQSDDDSGTVPDYNQLKKQELQPGTAYKFRVAGINACGRGPFSEISAFKTCLPGFPGAPCAIKISKSPDGAHLTWEPPSVTSGKIIEYSVYLAIQSSQAGGEPKSAPPAQLAFMRVYCGPSPSCLVQSSSLSNAHIDYTTKPAIIFRIAARNEKGYGPATQVRWLQETSKDSSGAKPASKRPMSSPEMKSAPKKSKADGQ is encoded by the exons ATGGCTTCGGCCGTGTCACCCGCCAACTCGCCAGCGGTGCTCCTGCAGCCCCGCTGGAAGCGAGTGGTGGGCTGGTCGGGTCCAGTGCCCCGGCCCCGCCACGGCCACCGCGCCGTGGCCATCAAGGAGCTCATCGTGGTGTTTGGCGGCGGCAACGAGGGGATAGTGGACGAACTGCACGTGTACAACACGG CAACCAACCAGTGGTTCATCCCAGCTGTGAGAGGGGACATCCCTCCTGGATGTGCAGCCTATGGCTTTGTGTGCGACGGGACTCGGCTGCTGGTGTTCGGAGGGATGGTGGAGTATGGGAAGTACAGCAACGACCTCTATGAGCTCCAG GCAAGCCGTTGGGAGTGGAAGAGACTCAAAGCAAAGACGCCCAAAAACGGGCCCCCTCCATGTCCTCGGCTCGGGCACAGCTTCTCCCTTGTGGGCAACAAATGCTACCTGTTTGGGGGTCTGGCCAATGATAGCGAGGACCCCAAGAACAACATTCCGAG GTACCTGAACGACTTATACATCCTGGAATTGCGGCCAGGCTCCGGTGTGGTAGCCTGGGACATTCCTATCACTTACGGCgtcctccccccgccccgggaGTCCCACACCGCTGTGGTATACACTGAGAAAGACAATAAGAAGTCCAAGCTGGTGATCTACGGGGGGATGAGTGGCTGCCGGCTGGGGGACCTCTGGACCTTGGATATTG AGACTCTGACGTGGAATAAGCCCAGTCTCAGTGGCGTGGCACCTCTTCCCCGAAGCCTTCACTCGGCCACGACCATAGGAAACAA AATGTACGTGTTTGGTGGCTGGGTGCCTCTCGTCATGGATGACGTCAAAGTGGCCACACACGAGAAGGAGTGGAAGTGTACCAACACACTGGCTTGTCTCAACCTGG ATACTATGGCCTGGGAGACCATCCTGATGGACACACTGGAGGACAACATTCCCCGGGCCCGAGCTGGCCACTGTGCCGTAGCAATCAACACTCGCCTGTACATTTGGAGTGGGCGCGACGGCTACCGAAAGGCCTGGAACAACCAGGTCTGCTGCAAGGACCTCTGGTACCTGGAAACAG AAAAGCCACCACCCCCGGCCCGGGTACAGCTGGTGCGAGCCAACACCAACTCCCTGGAGGTGAGCTGGGGGGCAGTGGCAACAGCCGACAGTTACCTTCTGCAGCTCCAGAAATATGACATTCCTGCCACGGCTGCTACCGCCACCTCCCCCACACCCAATCCAGTCCCGTCTGTGCCTGCCAACCCTCCCAAGAGCCCTGCCCCGGCAGCAGCCGCACCTGCTGTGCAGCCGCTGACCCAAGTAGGCATCACGCTCCTGCCCCAGGCTGCCACCGCGCCCccgaccaccaccaccatccaggTCTTGCCGACGGTGCCTGGCAGCTCGATTTCCGTGCCCACTGCGGCCAGGACACAAG GTGTCCCTGCTGTTCTCAAAGTGACTGGTCCTCAGGCTACGACAGGAACCCCGTTGGTCACCATGCGACCTGCCAGCCAGGCTGGGAAAGCCCCTGTCACCGTGACCTCCCTTCCTGCAGGCGTGCGAATGGTGGTGCCTACACAGAGCGCCCAGGGGACG GTCATTGGCAGCAGCCCGCAGATGAGTGGCATGGCTGCCCTGGCGGCTGCTGCCGCCGCCACCCAGAAGATCCCTCCTTCCTCGGCACCCACAGTACTGAGTGTCCCAGCGGGCACCACCATTGTCAAAACCGTGGCTGTGACACCTGGCACTACCACCCTCCCGGCCACTGTGAAGGTGGCCTCCTCGCCGGTCATG GTGAGCAACCCAGCCACACGCATGCTGAAGACCGCAGCCGCCCAGGTGGGGACGTCTGTCTCCTCTGCTGCCAACACttccacccgccccatcatcacGGTTCACAAGTCGGGGACTGTGACGGTGGCCCAGCAAGCCCAGGTGGTAACCACAGTTGTGGGTGGGGTCACCAAGACCATCACCCTGGTGAAGAGCCCCATCTCTGTCCCAGGAGGCAGTGCTCTG atTTCTAATCTGGGCAAAGTGATGTCAGTGGTCCAGACCAAACCAGTTCAGACTTCAGCAGTCACGGGCCAGGCATCTACAGGCCCAGTGACTCAGATCATCCAG ACCAAAGGGCCTTTGCCAGCTGGGACCATCCTGAAGCTGGTGACCTCAGCAGACGGCAAGCCCACTACCATCATCACTACGACGCAGGCCAGTGGGGCAGGGACTAAGCCCACCATCCTGGGCATCAGCAGCGTGTCCCCCAGCACCACCAAGCCCGGCACGACCACCATTATTAAGACCATCCCCATGTCGGCCATCATCACGCAGGCGGGCGCCACAG GTGTGACCAGCAGTCCTGGCATCAAGTCCCCCATCACCATTATCACCACCAAGGTTATGACTTCTGGGACCGGAGCACCCGCCAAAATCATCACTGCTGTTCCCAAAATTGCCACCGGCCACGGGCAGCAAGGAGTGACCCAG GTGGTGCTAAAGGGGGCTCCCGGACAACCAGGCACCATCCTCCGCACCGTGCCCATGGGGGGCGTTCGCCTGGTCACCCCCGTCACTGTCTCTGCTGTCAAACCTGCTGTCACCACGTTGGTTGTGAAGGGCACCACAG GTGTCACGACCCTCGGCACAGTGACCGGAACCGTCTCCACCAGCCTCGCTGGAGCGGGGAGCCACAGCACCAGCGCCTCCCTGGCCACGCCCATCACCACCTTGGGCACCATCGCCACCCTCTCAAGCCAGGTGATCAATCCCACTGCCATCACTGTGTCGGCGGCACAGACCACACTGACGGCAGCCGGCGGGCTCACCACCCCCACCATCACCATGCAG CCCGTCTCCCAGCCTACCCAGGTGACTCTGATCACGGCGCCCAGTGGGGTCGAGGCCCAGCCTGTGCACGACCTCCCTGTGTCCATTCTGGCCTCACCTACAACAGAACAGCCCACGGCCACAGTCACCATTGCCGACTCAGGCCAGGGTGACGTGCAGCCCGGCACCGTGACACTGGTGTGCTCCAACCCGCCCTGTGAGACTCACGAGACGGGCACCACCAACACGGCCACCACCACCGTCGTGGCTAATCTGGGGGGgcacccccagcccacccaggTGCAATTCGTCTGTGACAGACAGGAGGCAGCTGCTTCTCTCGTGACCTCAACAGTGGGGCAGCAGAATGGCAGCGTGGTTCGTGTCTGCTCCAACCCGCCGTGTGAGACCCACGAGACGGGCACCACCAACACGGCCACCACTGCCACTTCCAACATGGCTGTGCAGCACAGTTGCTCCAACCCGCCGTGCGAGACCCACGAGACGGGCACCACCAGCACGGCCACCACCGCCATGTCAAGCATTGGTGCTGGCCAGCGGCGGGATGCCCGGCTTGCCTGTGCAGCCAGCACCGTCCCCACTGTGGTCCGGGTCAGCGTGGCTGCTGGGGTGTCAGAGGGAGCCCAGAGTTTGGTCAAGGCCGCATGCCAAACCCGCCAGACCAGTGCAACCAGCACCACCATGACTGTGCTGGCCACTGGGGCCCCATGCCCGGCCAGCCCGCTCCTCAGACCGAGCCTGGCGCTAGAGGCTGGAGGCCACAGTGCCACGCTCGTGCAGCTGGGCCCTGTGAGTGCCCGTGTCAGGCCCAGTGGCCAGGACAGCCCTGTCACCGGCCTGGGCCAGCTGGTGCCCGTGGGGCGCCAGCTGGAGGCGCATCACACCCACACAACCAACAGCCCCGCCACCGCCCACTCTACCGTGGGTGCCGGCGAGCCCGGCGAGGCGCAGGGGACCCCCATGCTTGTGTACGAGGGTGCACCCAGCGCCACTGTGACTGCAACAGCCCTGGGGTCGCTGCTGTGCCCCTCTGCCACCGTGACCCAAGTCTGCTCCAACCCGCCGTGCGAGACCCACGAGACAGGCACCACCAACACGGCCACTACCTCGAATGCAGGCAGCGCCCAGAGGGTCTGCTCCAACCCACCGTGCGAAACCCACGAGACAGGCACCACTCATACACCCACCACCGCCACCTCCAGTGGGGGTGCGGGCCAGCCAGAGGGTGGGCAGCAGCCCCCTGCCAGTCGCCCCTGTGAGACTCACCAGACCACTTCCACCGGTACTACCATGTCAGTCAGCGTGGGCGCCATGCTCCCTGACACCACCCCCTCCCACAGGACCCTAGAGTCCAGCTTGGAGGTGGTGGCACCACCCGCTGTCACCCCCCAGGTCGGCGCCGCATTGCTGGCTCCTTTCCCGACACAGAGGGTGTGCTCCAACCCTCCTTGTGAGACACACGAGACAGGCACCACGCACACGGCCACCACCGTCACCTCCAACATGAGCTCAAACCAAG ATCCCCCACCGCCTGCCAGCGACCAGGGAGAGGTGGAGAGCACCCAGGGTGATAGTGTGAACATGTCCAGTTCTGGTCCCATCACAACAACAGTGTCCTCCACGCTGACCCGAGCTGTGACCACTGTGACACAATCCACTCCGGTCCCAGGCCCTTCGGTGCCG AAGATCTCATCAGTGACTGAGACTGCCCCAGGGGCTCTGACCACCGAAGTCCCCATCCCGGCCACGATAACAGTGACCATAGCCAACACAGAAACTTCTGACATGCCCTTCTCTGCTGTTGACATCCTGCAGCCCCCAGAGGAGCTCCAGGCCTCGCCAGGGCCTCGCCAGCAGCTTCCGCCGCGGCAACTCCTGCAGCCCGCCCCCGCGCCTCTGGTGGGGGCGTCCGCCGAGGTCCTGCCCGCCTCTCAGGCCCCTGAGCTCCAGGCCGCCGTGGATCTGAGCAGTACAGGGGACCCGTCTTCAGGCCAGGAGCCTGCCAGCTCAGCCGTGGTGGCTACTGTGGTAGTccagccacccccacccacacagtCGGAAGTAGACCAGTTGTCACTTCCCCAAGAGCTGATGGCCGAGGCCCAGGCGGGCACCACCACCCTCATGGTGACAGGGCTCACCCCTGAGGAGCTGGCGGTGACTGCTGCTGCCGAAGCAGCTGCCCAGGCTGCAGCCACGGAGGAAGCCCAGGCCCTGGCCATCCAGGCGGTGCTCCAGGCCGCACAGCAGGCCGTCATGG GCACTGGGGAGCCCATGGACACATCTGAGGCAGCGGCCGCGGTGACACAGGCCGAGCTGAGCCACCTGTCGGCTGAGGGCCAGGAGGGCCAGGCCACCACCATCCCCATTGTGCTGACGCAGCAGGAACTGGCCGCCCtggtgcagcagcagcagctccaagAGGCTCaagcccagcagcagcagcaccacctCCCCACTGAGGCCCTGGCCCCTGCCGACAGCCTCAACGACCCGGCTATCGAGAGCAACTGCCTCAACGAGCTGGCCGGGGCTGTCCCCAGCACCGTGGCCCTGCTGCCCTCCACGGCCACGGAGA GCCTGGCTCCGTCCAACACGTTTGTGGCCCCCCAGCCAGTTGTGGTCGCCAGCCCTGCGAAGCTGCAGGCCGCGGCTACCCTGACCGAAGTGGCCAATGGCATCGAGTCCCTGGGCGTA AAGCCAGACCTACCGCCTCCACCCAGCAAAGCCCCTGTGAAGAAGGAGAACCAGTGGTTTGACGTAGGGGTCATTAAGGGCACCAATGTCATGGTGACACACTATTTTCTGCCACCAGATGATGTAGTCCAGTCTGAT GATGACTCGGGCACCGTCCCTGACTACAACCAGCTGAAGAAGCAGGAGTTGCAGCCGGGCACTGCCTATAAGTTCCGTGTCGCTGGGATCAATGCCTGTGGCCGGGGGCCCTTCAGTGAGATCTCAGCGTTTAAGACGTGTTTGCCTGGCTTCCCAGGGGCCCCCTGTGCCATTAAAATCAGCAAA AGTCCGGACGGTGCTCATCTCACCTGGGAGCCGCCCTCTGTGACCTCCGGCAAGATTATCGAGTACTCGGTGTACCTGGCCATCCAGAGCTCACAGGCTGGGGGCGAGCCCAAGAGCGCGCCCCCAGCCCAGCTGGCCTTTATGCGGGTGTACTGTgggcccagcccctcctgcctcgTGCAGTCCTCCAGCCTCTCCAACGCCCACATTGACTACACTACCAAGCCTGCCATCATCTTCCGCATCGCCGCCCGGAATGAGAAGGGCTACGGCCCGGCCACCCAAGTCAGGTGGTTGCAAG AAACCAGTAAAGACAGCTCTGGCGCCAAGCCAGCCAGCAAGCGGCCCATGTCCTCTCCGGAAAT GAAATCTGCTCCAAAGAAATCTAAGGCAGATGGTCAGTGA